The Paralichthys olivaceus isolate ysfri-2021 chromosome 9, ASM2471397v2, whole genome shotgun sequence genome contains a region encoding:
- the LOC138411539 gene encoding uncharacterized protein isoform X3 yields the protein MLILLQLLLLLGVTRSALDQIFQTKTVDVGDEVKLTCSRQKTNIGVRKLFWFRLVSGNLPEFLGGTPYFDYAGVNETPHFTVKQEPGSFVLYIDKTEPSDAGVYYCIEQHQFNIKLLNGLFLKIKGPEPDITAVIDVPPSDTVSSGDWKTLQCSVLSNSDNQACPKYPNLYWFRAGLDGSHPRLVYVHGSSDDGCNRSLEAHSPHKCVFNFCKTIKSSDIGTYYCAVVTCGEILFGHGIKLDNEALNMWDAQKANAVLCLLSAALAISLIVIVFLIRKKMCDCCKAGVSSQTEAATVSGNLQSQQRHEDPLVYSVATFTRRKVGKTTGRGNVKTAGDVVYSDVRVY from the exons ATGCTGATCTTActccaactgctgctgctgctcggagTGACAC gaaGCGCATTAGATCAGATCTTTCAGACAAAGACTGTTGATGTCGGAGATGAGGTGAAGTTGACGTGCAGCCGCCAGAAGACGAATATCGGAGTCAGGAAGTTATTTTGGTTCCGGCTTGTTTCTGGGAACTTGCCTGAGTTCTTGGGAGGAACACCTTATTTTGATTACGCTGGTGTTAATGAGACTCCTCACTTTACAGTCAAACAAGAGCCTGGAAGCTTTGTTCTGTACATTGATAAAACAGAGCCGAGTGATGCTGGAGTTTACTACTGTATAGAACAACATCAGTTCAACATTAAATTATTGAACGGACTATTTCTGAAAATTAAAG GACCAGAACCTGATATAACTGCAGTCATTGATGTCCCTCCATCTGATACGGTCAGTTCAGGAGACTGGAAGACTCTGCAGTGTTCCGTCCTGTCCAACTCTGACAACCAAGCATGTCCAAAATATCCCAATCTGTACTGGTTCAGAGCTGGATTGGATGGATCTCATCCCCGTCTAGTATATGTTCATGGCAGTAGTGACGATGGATGCAACAGGAGCCTTGAAGCTCACTCACCCCATAAATGTGTCTTCAATTTCTGCAAGACCATTAAATCCTCTGATATTGGGACTTATTACTGTGCTGTGGTCACATGTGGAGAGATTTTATTCGGACATGGAATAAAACTGGACAATGAAG CGCTCAACATGTGGGATGCACAGAAGGCCAATGCAGTTCTGTGTCTTTTAAGTGCTGCATTGGCTATAAGTCTGATTGTCATTGTCTTTCTGATCAGGAAGAAAATGTGTGATTGTTGCAAAG CTGGAGTTTCTTCACAAACAGAGGCTGCAACAGTCAGTGGTAATCTGCAAAGTCAGCAG AGACACGAGGACCCATTGGTTTATTCTGTAGCAACCTTCACCAGGAGGAAAGTTGGCAAAACAACAGGGAGGGGAAATGTAAAAACTGCAGGAGACGTAGTCTACTCTGATGTCAGGGTTTATTAG
- the LOC138411539 gene encoding uncharacterized protein isoform X1 — protein sequence MLILLQLLLLLGVTRSALDQIFQTKTVDVGDEVKLTCSRQKTNIGVRKLFWFRLVSGNLPEFLGGTPYFDYAGVNETPHFTVKQEPGSFVLYIDKTEPSDAGVYYCIEQHQFNIKLLNGLFLKIKGPEPDITAVIDVPPSDTVSSGDWKTLQCSVLSNSDNQACPKYPNLYWFRAGLDGSHPRLVYVHGSSDDGCNRSLEAHSPHKCVFNFCKTIKSSDIGTYYCAVVTCGEILFGHGIKLDNEALNMWDAQKANAVLCLLSAALAISLIVIVFLIRKKMCDCCKAGVSSQTEAATVSGNLQSQQVSYLMKRQKQLIIEPNRCIDIIYDPLSDTSLSAFMFADMTTFI from the exons ATGCTGATCTTActccaactgctgctgctgctcggagTGACAC gaaGCGCATTAGATCAGATCTTTCAGACAAAGACTGTTGATGTCGGAGATGAGGTGAAGTTGACGTGCAGCCGCCAGAAGACGAATATCGGAGTCAGGAAGTTATTTTGGTTCCGGCTTGTTTCTGGGAACTTGCCTGAGTTCTTGGGAGGAACACCTTATTTTGATTACGCTGGTGTTAATGAGACTCCTCACTTTACAGTCAAACAAGAGCCTGGAAGCTTTGTTCTGTACATTGATAAAACAGAGCCGAGTGATGCTGGAGTTTACTACTGTATAGAACAACATCAGTTCAACATTAAATTATTGAACGGACTATTTCTGAAAATTAAAG GACCAGAACCTGATATAACTGCAGTCATTGATGTCCCTCCATCTGATACGGTCAGTTCAGGAGACTGGAAGACTCTGCAGTGTTCCGTCCTGTCCAACTCTGACAACCAAGCATGTCCAAAATATCCCAATCTGTACTGGTTCAGAGCTGGATTGGATGGATCTCATCCCCGTCTAGTATATGTTCATGGCAGTAGTGACGATGGATGCAACAGGAGCCTTGAAGCTCACTCACCCCATAAATGTGTCTTCAATTTCTGCAAGACCATTAAATCCTCTGATATTGGGACTTATTACTGTGCTGTGGTCACATGTGGAGAGATTTTATTCGGACATGGAATAAAACTGGACAATGAAG CGCTCAACATGTGGGATGCACAGAAGGCCAATGCAGTTCTGTGTCTTTTAAGTGCTGCATTGGCTATAAGTCTGATTGTCATTGTCTTTCTGATCAGGAAGAAAATGTGTGATTGTTGCAAAG CTGGAGTTTCTTCACAAACAGAGGCTGCAACAGTCAGTGGTAATCTGCAAAGTCAGCAGGTAAGTTATctgatgaaaagacagaaacaattaATAATAGAGCCCAACCGATGTATTGATATAATATATGATCCTCTCAGCGACACATCGCTATCTGCATTCATGTTTGCAGACATGACAACTTTCATTTGA
- the LOC138411539 gene encoding uncharacterized protein isoform X2: MLILLQLLLLLLGVTRSALDQIFQTKTVDVGDEVKLTCSRQNTNIGARKLFWFRLVSGNLPEFLGGTSSFDYAGVNETPHFTVKQEPGSFVLYINKTEPSDAGVYYCIQQDDLNMKLLNGTFLKIKGPEPDITAVIDVPPSDTVSSGDWKTLQCSVLSNSDNQACPKYPNLYWFRAGVNGSHPGLVYVHGSSDDGCNRSLEAHSPHKCVFNFCKTIKSSDIGTYYCAVVTCGEILFGHGIKLDDEALNRWDAQKANAVLCLLSAALAISLIVIVFLIRKKMCDCCKAGVSSQTEAATVSVNLQSQQRHEDPLVYSAPTFTRRKAGKTTGRGNVKTAGDVVYSDVRVY, encoded by the exons ATGCTGATCTTActccaactgctgctgctgctgctcggagTGACGC gaaGCGCATTAGATCAGATCTTTCAGACAAAGACTGTTGATGTCGGAGATGAGGTGAAGTTGACGTGCAGCCGCCAGAATACGAATATCGGAGCCAGGAAGTTATTTTGGTTCAGGCTTGTTTCTGGAAACTTGCCTGAGTTCTTGGGAGGAACATCTTCTTTTGATTACGCTGGTGTTAATGAGACTCCTCACTTTACAGTCAAACAAGAGCCTGGAAGCTTTGTTCTGTACATTAATAAAACAGAGCCGAGTGATGCTGGAGTTTACTACTGCATACAACAAGATGATTTGAACATGAAATTATTGAACggaacatttctgaaaattaAAG GACCAGAACCTGATATAACTGCAGTCATTGATGTCCCTCCATCTGATACGGTCAGTTCAGGAGACTGGAAGACTCTGCAGTGTTCCGTCCTGTCCAACTCTGACAACCAAGCATGTCCAAAATATCCCAATCTGTACTGGTTCAGAGCTGGAGTGAATGGATCTCATCCCGGTCTAGTATATGTTCATGGCAGTAGTGACGATGGATGCAACAGAAGCCTTGAAGCTCACTCACCCCATAAATGTGTCTTCAATTTCTGCAAGACCATTAAATCCTCTGATATTGGGACTTATTACTGTGCTGTGGTCACATGTGGAGAGATTTTATTCGGACATGGAATAAAACTGGACGATGAAG CGCTCAACAGGTGGGATGCACAGAAGGCCAATGCAGTTCTGTGTCTTTTAAGTGCTGCATTGGCTATAAGTCTGATTGTCATTGTCTTTCTGATCAGGAAGAAAATGTGTGATTGTTGCAAAG CTGGAGTTTCTTCACAAACAGAGGCTGCAACAGTCAGTGTTAATCTGCAAAGTCAGCAG AGACACGAGGACCCATTGGTTTATTCTGCACCAACCTTCACCAGGAGGAAAGCTGGCAAAACAACAGGGAGGGGAAATGTAAAAACTGCAGGAGACGTAGTTTACTCTGATGTCAGGGTTTATTAG